The Bos mutus isolate GX-2022 chromosome 7, NWIPB_WYAK_1.1, whole genome shotgun sequence genome window below encodes:
- the LOC102280712 gene encoding V-type proton ATPase subunit S1-like protein isoform X5, protein MYRIFTNFGPDTFQEEYRQNSGDVKPVQNFTVMPITQALNYNLSRRLEKEPWNAFSHHSPVNVSMDGIPCILFWAKRITIKFKNQTWLDLTDEAIGQKATVDAGNSNCSEESAMLSLKFGDAENPRGLDIRFTLTSYKLSIQRWYSLHRVEVIFNNSIQATFNATGIYAPSSYSYHCQRVSSLQAYDALLLPSDTNDMSSLWEVTFVDFQIQGFPIKGGQFAKARDCTSSFSPAILIGLVMSLLLLLVLAYALHMLIYLRYLDRHYDLIASPAHFPQLTAQDTAEEKELLRSQGAECYELRSQQICKIYV, encoded by the exons ATCGACAGAATAGTGGAGATGTGAAGCCAGTGCAGAATTTCACAGTGATGCCAATCACACAG GCTCTCAACTACAATCTGAGCAGACGTTTAGAAAAAGAACCTTGGAATGCGTTCAGCCATCATAGCCCAGTTAATGTCTCCATGGATGGAATTCCCTGCATTCTGTTTTGGGCCAAAAGAATAACAATTAAATTTAAGAATCAGACCTGGCTGGACCTTACAGATGAAGCTATTGGCCAGAAGGCAACAGTGGATGCTGGCAACTCAAACTGCAGTGAAGAAAGTGCCAT gtTGTCTCTGAAGTTTGGTGATGCTGAAAATCCCAGAGGTCTTGATATAAG ATTCACCCTTACCAGTTACAAGTTGTCTATCCAGAGATGGTATAGTTTGCACCGAGTCGAGGTTATTTTTAATAACTCAATTCAAGCAACTTTTAATGCAACTGGCATTTACGCTCCGTCAAGTTACTCCTACCATTGCCAGCGCGTCAGCAGCCTGCAGGCATACGATGCTCTCTTGTTGCCCAGCGACACCAATGACATGTCAAGCCTGTGGGAGGTCACTTTTGTTGATTTCCAG ATCCAAGGCTTTCCCATCAAGGGGGGACAGTTTGCCAAGGCTCGAGACTGCACCTCTTCCTTCTCGCCAGCCATTCTGATCGGCCTggtgatgtctctgctgctgctgttggtcCTGGCCTACGCCCTGCACATGCTCATCTACCTGCGCTATCTGGACCGGCACTATGACCTCATTGCCTCCCCGGCCCACTTCCCCCAGCTGACAGCTCAAGACACGGCAGAAGAGAAGGAGCTGCTGAGGAGCCAGGGAGCTGAATGCTATGAACTGAGAAGCCAACAGATCTGCAAAATTTATGTTTAA
- the LOC102280712 gene encoding V-type proton ATPase subunit S1-like protein isoform X3: MASLTKWTHNAKCWLCSGGKTDKVSSLMNLFISRTSSNQEVVVNSDRQNSGDVKPVQNFTVMPITQALNYNLSRRLEKEPWNAFSHHSPVNVSMDGIPCILFWAKRITIKFKNQTWLDLTDEAIGQKATVDAGNSNCSEESAMLSLKFGDAENPRGLDIRFTLTSYKLSIQRWYSLHRVEVIFNNSIQATFNATGIYAPSSYSYHCQRVSSLQAYDALLLPSDTNDMSSLWEVTFVDFQIQGFPIKGGQFAKARDCTSSFSPAILIGLVMSLLLLLVLAYALHMLIYLRYLDRHYDLIASPAHFPQLTAQDTAEEKELLRSQGAECYELRSQQICKIYV; the protein is encoded by the exons tttcatcTCTCGAACATCTTCAAATCAAGAAGTGGTTGTAAACAGTG ATCGACAGAATAGTGGAGATGTGAAGCCAGTGCAGAATTTCACAGTGATGCCAATCACACAG GCTCTCAACTACAATCTGAGCAGACGTTTAGAAAAAGAACCTTGGAATGCGTTCAGCCATCATAGCCCAGTTAATGTCTCCATGGATGGAATTCCCTGCATTCTGTTTTGGGCCAAAAGAATAACAATTAAATTTAAGAATCAGACCTGGCTGGACCTTACAGATGAAGCTATTGGCCAGAAGGCAACAGTGGATGCTGGCAACTCAAACTGCAGTGAAGAAAGTGCCAT gtTGTCTCTGAAGTTTGGTGATGCTGAAAATCCCAGAGGTCTTGATATAAG ATTCACCCTTACCAGTTACAAGTTGTCTATCCAGAGATGGTATAGTTTGCACCGAGTCGAGGTTATTTTTAATAACTCAATTCAAGCAACTTTTAATGCAACTGGCATTTACGCTCCGTCAAGTTACTCCTACCATTGCCAGCGCGTCAGCAGCCTGCAGGCATACGATGCTCTCTTGTTGCCCAGCGACACCAATGACATGTCAAGCCTGTGGGAGGTCACTTTTGTTGATTTCCAG ATCCAAGGCTTTCCCATCAAGGGGGGACAGTTTGCCAAGGCTCGAGACTGCACCTCTTCCTTCTCGCCAGCCATTCTGATCGGCCTggtgatgtctctgctgctgctgttggtcCTGGCCTACGCCCTGCACATGCTCATCTACCTGCGCTATCTGGACCGGCACTATGACCTCATTGCCTCCCCGGCCCACTTCCCCCAGCTGACAGCTCAAGACACGGCAGAAGAGAAGGAGCTGCTGAGGAGCCAGGGAGCTGAATGCTATGAACTGAGAAGCCAACAGATCTGCAAAATTTATGTTTAA
- the LOC102280712 gene encoding V-type proton ATPase subunit S1-like protein isoform X4: protein MASLTKWTFISRTSSNQEVVVNSDRQNSGDVKPVQNFTVMPITQALNYNLSRRLEKEPWNAFSHHSPVNVSMDGIPCILFWAKRITIKFKNQTWLDLTDEAIGQKATVDAGNSNCSEESAMLSLKFGDAENPRGLDIRFTLTSYKLSIQRWYSLHRVEVIFNNSIQATFNATGIYAPSSYSYHCQRVSSLQAYDALLLPSDTNDMSSLWEVTFVDFQIQGFPIKGGQFAKARDCTSSFSPAILIGLVMSLLLLLVLAYALHMLIYLRYLDRHYDLIASPAHFPQLTAQDTAEEKELLRSQGAECYELRSQQICKIYV from the exons tttcatcTCTCGAACATCTTCAAATCAAGAAGTGGTTGTAAACAGTG ATCGACAGAATAGTGGAGATGTGAAGCCAGTGCAGAATTTCACAGTGATGCCAATCACACAG GCTCTCAACTACAATCTGAGCAGACGTTTAGAAAAAGAACCTTGGAATGCGTTCAGCCATCATAGCCCAGTTAATGTCTCCATGGATGGAATTCCCTGCATTCTGTTTTGGGCCAAAAGAATAACAATTAAATTTAAGAATCAGACCTGGCTGGACCTTACAGATGAAGCTATTGGCCAGAAGGCAACAGTGGATGCTGGCAACTCAAACTGCAGTGAAGAAAGTGCCAT gtTGTCTCTGAAGTTTGGTGATGCTGAAAATCCCAGAGGTCTTGATATAAG ATTCACCCTTACCAGTTACAAGTTGTCTATCCAGAGATGGTATAGTTTGCACCGAGTCGAGGTTATTTTTAATAACTCAATTCAAGCAACTTTTAATGCAACTGGCATTTACGCTCCGTCAAGTTACTCCTACCATTGCCAGCGCGTCAGCAGCCTGCAGGCATACGATGCTCTCTTGTTGCCCAGCGACACCAATGACATGTCAAGCCTGTGGGAGGTCACTTTTGTTGATTTCCAG ATCCAAGGCTTTCCCATCAAGGGGGGACAGTTTGCCAAGGCTCGAGACTGCACCTCTTCCTTCTCGCCAGCCATTCTGATCGGCCTggtgatgtctctgctgctgctgttggtcCTGGCCTACGCCCTGCACATGCTCATCTACCTGCGCTATCTGGACCGGCACTATGACCTCATTGCCTCCCCGGCCCACTTCCCCCAGCTGACAGCTCAAGACACGGCAGAAGAGAAGGAGCTGCTGAGGAGCCAGGGAGCTGAATGCTATGAACTGAGAAGCCAACAGATCTGCAAAATTTATGTTTAA